The DNA region TACCTTCAATACTGGCATATGGATGTGGATAATCCATCACTGAAGCGTTGTCGTTTGTTGAGGCGGCAAAATTATGATCTAGCCCTAACGTATGGCCAACCTCATGCGCCGCCAGTTGGCGAATACGTGCAAGTGATAACGCCATCGCTGCATCATCTGCGGCTTTTCTGTCTGGCCAACCAGCAGTCAGTCCGCGAGCGATGAGATGATCTTGACGAACTCTTAAGCTACCAAGCGTGACATTGCCTTTAATTATTTCACCAGTACGAGGATCGGTAACTGCAGCGCCATATGACCAGCCTCTTGTGGCACGATGTACCCATTGGATCATGTTGTAACGCATATCTTGAGGGTCTGCGCCCTCGGGTAATAATTCTACTTTAAAGCCATCAATAAAGCCCGCATCGGTAAATGCACTTTCCCACCAGCGAGCGCCAGCTAATAATGCACTTCGAATAGGCTCTGGCACCCCGGGGTCAAGATAATACACAATAGGGTTAACCACTTTACTGGGGGCGTCACCTGGAGTCACTTTTTCTAATCTGTGGCGCAATAAATGACGTTGAGTCAGTGGTTGATCAACCGAGGTAGAATAATCGGCATACTGATCGGAAAGATAACCGCTCATGGGATGATAACTGCGGGGCTCATAGCCGTCGTCGGGAAGTTGTACAAACGAATAACGCACACGAACAGACATAGCTGTACCGTCAGGGGTGACCTCTGCAACTTGCTTGCCCGCTTTGTCAGCGTTAAATGTTAAATTAACATCTATGTCGGCATTGCGTTCAAAGGATTTAATTCCTAGCGGTAAAATAACCGAACGATGACTATCTAAACTGTACTGACCTTGCTTGGTTGCCGCTAATACCGCAGAAACCCCATGTAAATCATTAATTACCAAATCATTAATTGCGACTATTGCCGTTTTACCTTCGACCAATTTACCCTGCCATAAAATCGACTCGGCAAAGGCCTGTGTTACCGCTTGACGCTCTGCAACATTATTGCTGGTCGCTCGATACTGAGTATTAAGCTGCTTCAACATTAAGTAGGGACCGTGTTGCTCAAACTGTACCATTCGAGTTTGGCCTAACTGGCCACGATCCAAGCCTATATCATTTGAACCGACACCATGAGGTAAACTTGTAAGTAATAAAAAGGGTTGGTTAAGCTTATTGGCTTGCAGGTATAAGTTTGCGGATTTTGTGTCATAAAACAGATTAATAAAGCCTTTGGCTGCTTCAGCATTG from Shewanella polaris includes:
- a CDS encoding zinc-dependent metalloprotease, producing the protein MIRRSISLALLLVITPATLLSNAALAASDPAQKIINNAEAAKGFINLFYDTKSANLYLQANKLNQPFLLLTSLPHGVGSNDIGLDRGQLGQTRMVQFEQHGPYLMLKQLNTQYRATSNNVAERQAVTQAFAESILWQGKLVEGKTAIVAINDLVINDLHGVSAVLAATKQGQYSLDSHRSVILPLGIKSFERNADIDVNLTFNADKAGKQVAEVTPDGTAMSVRVRYSFVQLPDDGYEPRSYHPMSGYLSDQYADYSTSVDQPLTQRHLLRHRLEKVTPGDAPSKVVNPIVYYLDPGVPEPIRSALLAGARWWESAFTDAGFIDGFKVELLPEGADPQDMRYNMIQWVHRATRGWSYGAAVTDPRTGEIIKGNVTLGSLRVRQDHLIARGLTAGWPDRKAADDAAMALSLARIRQLAAHEVGHTLGLDHNFAASTNDNASVMDYPHPYASIEGNYIDISHPYREGIGEWDKYTIAYGYGDAKQADALLTSTISKGFRYIGESDSRSASASNAYASLWDRGNDAVAELVRLETVRRKAIDDFNSDALLAGEPNGELADVFVPIYLLTRFQITAAAKWIGGTDYSYQQVGAGVRWNYVRPKMQLAAVDALLASLQTESLLVPNNVLQALVPKAGNYRKTRESFGSNLGVITDPVAMGEVMSRHIVSQLLAPERLNRVSQEYMEDSQQLSVVKLIDKLAAATLYQDLPSGQGLALQMRVNTVVVDSLLAAYHNPTTAPEVKAQLAARVDYIIKQLKRRSNRGSDYQSAHYDWLFQGITKGMDDAIYRLITKPIEMPPGSPI